A genomic segment from Anabas testudineus chromosome 6, fAnaTes1.2, whole genome shotgun sequence encodes:
- the tdrd12 gene encoding putative ATP-dependent RNA helicase TDRD12 isoform X1 has product MFEVENPSCLWGRVIWSQGGDSETREEYIKLLAQINLFYNDVTQDLSKLKPTSLDEGQVCIAYWSVMKLWCRAVVESVLMDSVSCKVRCLLVDHGERLVIPLDQIRVAVEKFLQPPFWVRRFHLARVKPTTLRVSVCEEKAELMPSAHWDSSATLYLHNLLQVSICTEAVLIESESESTSIELYLTVGNIKICVNDDLVANKFAYYNRNSAECSSLEKEGRCPLMLSHSILTQTVSANTHKPTARLQPPPVISQDLVTAKATDWLTASSRPQSQQVELDTSQGKDGSKIPEKLCDSSEDTDSSLAAALTRNLSLFRFLKFMNPGRSYQNTAPTHKELNDCGPEETTATSNACTGQEIYTSHTPSKIQSTSRPETQGQEVPLSVSVNNGAAGFLKSSQVEDLADEETSSAGKSAESGSEVAEQTLRIEENRACSRLLEWLNPKPLNPNPDATYDTVIRSDPRSSGILVHSALPVEPCTRPDDAPITDALHWVLRRKDYSSLSMADRYSWPSVARGCNTVIISHNADQPLSYLIPLLTHILLNSIFSSLTSSTGPIAVLLCPGWEKVQAVYDLLEEIKVAQILHPLIVLLGVGKDEAKAVKIPKNCLLLVTTPFSLIRLLSCHCFLFLRLYHLVLDEADQLFTLAPDQMATILQHFQKVRFGEEKASCPQQIVAVAKRWTSHMEGLLANHMPYPCIVMTVPEEAALYGNVQQITLMTPETSKLSVLLGALDFNPDVGQKTLIVANFAQEVEDVFKAVSNNSAFCLKYHEGLTHQFDFVTQQWRKEIGPSTQVILVTTNECLKCLGIRDATCVVHYGFPTSPKQFGSRLFCMAENFRNLSERVSSQDQTESCPHLTKSVLLISERNSRHVVGVMHYLGRTNAPLPPELLSFAQGIHVAREDQKTDKPLCRYLKSFGVCRDSSACLDRHRFISQLDQSKLPSSGVIEVVPLYIKTASVFYGRIVKKGDNDFDSLASEMASYYGDKKLGAKEMLEGGLYAVQEDDVFHRVKILSVPDRRDRLFFSVFVQFIDVGKEEEVKSHQILQLPEKFHSLPSQAVEIVVCSVKPVDAEFNWHPKATRTISQKIRGLQHRARAVLSLGNTVFVDPMVRVTQVPGTKTVINEYNVQSEILNTGMGVSNQEHLDLLRALCQEGKASSSKEASHLSGSGDGLVPLEFRISAEEEALTEAFRAAEVSRLTGPPQLEPLSPVSSVKQSLIPEPPAPEHLAPVCVQKPLPDMKNTHTSDPKSADQMTRNRDSTDVCSTTSLTASLSSCKNGLLACDDQNSSQQGNLSINGSDHDDSTKSFHPQVRWYQTSDSVIVTVKLMNPESQRCDFYPDRIVYRGRVNGRSYRAELGLQGNIAVDHCCWEMKSNEPVLKLVKQQQGSWEKLVRDKNIFVSYDMEHFEEDEDDVSCGPCFVENTGEDNWFVNSDSDSDSD; this is encoded by the exons ATGTTCGAG GTTGAGAACCCGTCCTGCCTCTGGGGTCGTGTCATTTGGAGTCAGGGCGGGGACTCTGAGACCAGAGAAGAGTACATCAAGCTGCTGGCTCAGATTAATCTTTTCTATAATGATGTCACTCAAGACCTGAGCAAGCTGAAGCCCACATCATTAGATGAGGGACAG GTGTGTATAGCATACTGGTCAGTCATGAAGTTGTGGTGTCGGGCAGTGGTGGAGTCTGTCCTCATGGACTCTGTGTCCTGTAAGGTTCGTTGCCTCCTGGTAGACCATGGAGAACGGCTCGTCATCCCCTTGGACCA GATCCGAGTTGCTGTTGAGAAGTTTCTCCAACCACCTTTTTGGGTGAGGAGATTCCACCTGGCGCGAGTCAAACCAACAACCCTGCGGGTGTCTGTATGTGAAGAGAAGGCAGAGCTTAT GCCATCCGCTCATTGGGACAGCTCTGCGACACTCTACCTACACAATCTGCTACAAG TGTCGATCTGTACAGAAGCTGTGTTGATTGAATCTGAGTCAGAGTCCACCTCCATTGAGCTCTACCTGACTGTTGGGAACATTAAG ATCTGTGTGAATGATGACCTGGTGGCCAACAAGTTTGCGTATTACAACAGAAATTCAGCTGAATGCAGCAGCCTGGAGAAGGAGGGCCGATGTCCTCTCATGTTGTCCCACAGCATCTTAACCCAGACTGTGTCCGCGAACACACACAAGCCAACCGCACGACTCCAGCCACCACCTG TGATTTCTCAAGATCTGGTTACAGCCAAAGCCACTGATTGGCTAACAGCCTCCTCTAGACCTCAG AGCCAACAGGTCGAGCTGGATACCTCTCAGGGAAAGGACGGGTCAAAGATCCCAGAAAAACTGTG TGACTCCTCAGAGGATACAGACTCAtctctggctgcagctctgACCAGAAACCTCAGTCTGTTCAG GTTCCTGAAGTTTATGAATCCTGGCAGAAGTTACCAGAATACAGCTCCCACT CATAAAGAGCTGAATGACTGTGGACCTGAAGAAACAACTGCAACCTCCAATGCCTGCACAGGACAGGAAATCTACACTTCACACACACCTTCAAAAATTCA ATCAACCAGCAGACCTGAAACACAAGGTCAAGAAGTACCGCTCAGTGTGAG TGTAAACAATGGAGCTGCAGGTTTTCTAAAAAGCAGTCAAGTTGAAGATCTAGCAGATGAGGAAACAAG CAGCGCTGGTAAATCAGCAGAGTCAGGATCAGAAGTGGCAGAGCAGACATTGAGGATTGAAGAGAACCGGGCCTGTTCACG GCTTTTGGAATGGTTAAATCCAAAGCCTCTGAATCCTAATCCAGATGCTACATATGACACA GTCATTCGCAGTGATCCCAGGAGTAGTGGGATTCTGGTGCACTCTGCCCTCCCAGTGGAGCCCTGCACCAGGCCAGACGATGCCCCCATCACTGATGCTCTCCACTGG GTGTTGCGGAGGAAGGATTACAGCTCCCTGTCTATGGCTGACCGTTACAGCTGGCCTTCTGTTGCTCGAGGATGCAACACCGTCATCATCTCCCACAATGCTGATCAGCCGCTCAGCTATCTCATCCCGCTCCTCACACACATCCTGCTTAACTCCATCTTTAGTTCCCTCACCTCCAGCACAGGG CCCatagctgtgctgctgtgtccaGGCTGGGAGAAAGTCCAGGCTGTGTATGACCTGCTAGAGGAGATCAAGGTCGCGCAGATTCTCCATCCACTCATCGTGCTGCTGGGTGTCGGTAAAGACGAGGCCAAGGCCGTCAAAATCCCCAAAAACT GCTTGCTGTTAGTGACCACTCCCTTCAGTCTGATCCGGCTGCTGTCCTGTCACTGCTTCCTGTTCCTGCGTCTCTACCACCTGGTGTTGGATGAGGCTGACCAACTCTTCACTCTTGCTCCAGATCAG ATGGCGACCATCTTGCAGCATTTCCAGAAGGTGAGATTTGGTGAGGAAAAGGCTTCCTGTCCTCAGCAGATTGTTGCTGTGGCGAAGCGATGGACCAGTCACATGGAGGGTTTGTTAGCCAATCACATGCCGTACCCTTGCATCGTCATGACTGTCCCAGAGGAAGCTGCTCTCTATGGTAACGTTCAGCAG ATCACCCTCATGACTCCAGAGACCAGTAAGCTCTCAGTACTGTTGGGTGCTTTGGATTTTAATCCAGATGTCGGCCAGAAGACTTTGATTGTAGCCAACTTTGCTCAGGAAGTAGAAGATGTGTTCAAG GCTGTGAGCAACAATTCAGCATTCTGCCTCAAATACCATGAAGGGTTAACACACCAGTTTGACTTCGTCACCCAGCAGTGGAGGAAAGAAATCGGCCCCAGTACCCAAGTTATTCTGG TGACGACCAATGAGTGTCTTAAGTGTCTTGGTATCAGAGATGCAACTTGTGTCGTCCACTATGGCTTCCCCACGTCTCCCAAACAGTTTGGCAGCCGACTCTTCTGCATGGCGGAAAACTTCAGAAACCTCTCGGAACGA GTTTCCTCTCAGGATCAAACGGAGAGCTGTCCTCATCTCACCAAATCTGTGTTGCTGATCTCAGAGAGGAATTCCCGTCATGTCGTCGGGGTAATGCATTACCTTGGACGAACTAACGCTCCACTGCCCCCCGAGCTGTTGTCCTTTGCCCAGGGCATCCATGTGGCCCGAGAGGACCAGAAAACCGACAAGCCTCTCTGCAGATACCTGAAGAGCTTTGGAGTCTGCAG AGACAGCAGTGCATGCCTTGACCGTCACAGGTTCATTTCCCAGCTGGATCAGTCTAAGCTTCCTTCCTCTGGAGTCATAGAG GTTGTACCTCTCTACATCAAAACAGCATCAGTCTTCTATGGTCGTATTGTCAAGAAAGGAGACAATGATTTTGACAGCTTGGCATCTGAGATGGCTTCTTACTATGGTGATAAGAAACTAGGAGCCAAGGAGATGCTGGAGGGAGGCTTATATGCTGTGCAGGAGGATGACGTCTTCCACAG GGTGAAGATCCTGTCCGTCCCAGACAGAAGAGACCGCCTGTTTTTCAGCGTATTTGTTCAGTTTATCGACgtaggaaaggaggaggaggtgaaatcCCATCAGATCCTTCAGCTGCCAGAGAAGTTCCACTCTCTGCCCAGCCAGGCCGTGGAGATTGTTGTCTGCTCGGTGAAACCAGTCGACGCCGAGTTCAACTGGCACCCAAAG GCCACCAGAACCATCAGCCAGAAGATCCGAGGTCTGCAGCACCGAGCCAGAGCAGTTCTCAGTTTGggaaacactgtttttgttgaTCCCATG GTCCGTGTGACCCAGGTGCCAGGTACGAAAACTGTCATTAATGAATACAACGTCCAGTCTGAGATTCTCAACACTGGGATGGGAGTCAGCAACCAGGAGCATTTGGACCTGTTGAGGGCGCTTTGTCAGGAGGGCAAAGCTAGCAGCAGCAAGGAGGCGAGTCACCTTTCTGG GTCAGGAGATGGATTGGTGCCTCTGGAGTTCAGGATCAGCGCTGAGGAAGAGGCTCTGACTGAAGCCTTTAGAGCAGCTGAAGTCAGCAGGCTCACTGGGCCTCCTCAGCTCGAGCCGTTAAGTCCAGTATCTTCAGTGAAGCAGTCCCTAATCCCAGAACCACCAGCTCCTGAGCACCTGGCCCCAGTTTGTGTCCAAAAACCACTGCCAGATATGAAAAACACGCACACCTCTGATCCAAAGTCTGCTGACCAGATGACGAG GAACAGAGACAGTACAGACGTTTGCTCCACAACCAGCCTGACTGCTTCACTCAGCTCCtgtaaaaatg GTTTACTTGCTTGTGATGATCAAAACAGTAGCCAGCAGGGGAACCTCAGCATTAACGGATCAGATCACGATGACTCCACCAAAAG TTTTCATCCTCAGGTGCGCTGGTACCAGACATCCGACTCTGTGATTGTAACGGTGAAGCTGATGAACCCGGAGAGTCAGCGCTGTGACTTCTACCCTGACAGAATCGTCTACAG GGGAAGAGTGAACGGTCGGTCCTACAGGGCAGAGCTGGGCCTTCAGGGCAACATCGCTGTGGACCACTGCTGCTGGGAGATGAAGTCCAACGAGCCGGTCCTCAAACTggttaaacagcagcaggggTCCTGGGAAAAACTCGTCAGGGACAAG AATATTTTTGTGAGTTACGATATGGAGCATTTTGAGGAGGACGAAGATGATGTGTCATGTG GTCCCTGTTTTGTGGAGAACACAGGAGAAGATAACTGGTTTGTGAACTCAGACAGcgacagtgacagtgactga
- the tdrd12 gene encoding putative ATP-dependent RNA helicase TDRD12 isoform X2 has product MLSHSILTQTVSANTHKPTARLQPPPVISQDLVTAKATDWLTASSRPQSQQVELDTSQGKDGSKIPEKLCDSSEDTDSSLAAALTRNLSLFRFLKFMNPGRSYQNTAPTHKELNDCGPEETTATSNACTGQEIYTSHTPSKIQSTSRPETQGQEVPLSVSVNNGAAGFLKSSQVEDLADEETSSAGKSAESGSEVAEQTLRIEENRACSRLLEWLNPKPLNPNPDATYDTVIRSDPRSSGILVHSALPVEPCTRPDDAPITDALHWVLRRKDYSSLSMADRYSWPSVARGCNTVIISHNADQPLSYLIPLLTHILLNSIFSSLTSSTGPIAVLLCPGWEKVQAVYDLLEEIKVAQILHPLIVLLGVGKDEAKAVKIPKNCLLLVTTPFSLIRLLSCHCFLFLRLYHLVLDEADQLFTLAPDQMATILQHFQKVRFGEEKASCPQQIVAVAKRWTSHMEGLLANHMPYPCIVMTVPEEAALYGNVQQITLMTPETSKLSVLLGALDFNPDVGQKTLIVANFAQEVEDVFKAVSNNSAFCLKYHEGLTHQFDFVTQQWRKEIGPSTQVILVTTNECLKCLGIRDATCVVHYGFPTSPKQFGSRLFCMAENFRNLSERVSSQDQTESCPHLTKSVLLISERNSRHVVGVMHYLGRTNAPLPPELLSFAQGIHVAREDQKTDKPLCRYLKSFGVCRDSSACLDRHRFISQLDQSKLPSSGVIEVVPLYIKTASVFYGRIVKKGDNDFDSLASEMASYYGDKKLGAKEMLEGGLYAVQEDDVFHRVKILSVPDRRDRLFFSVFVQFIDVGKEEEVKSHQILQLPEKFHSLPSQAVEIVVCSVKPVDAEFNWHPKATRTISQKIRGLQHRARAVLSLGNTVFVDPMVRVTQVPGTKTVINEYNVQSEILNTGMGVSNQEHLDLLRALCQEGKASSSKEASHLSGSGDGLVPLEFRISAEEEALTEAFRAAEVSRLTGPPQLEPLSPVSSVKQSLIPEPPAPEHLAPVCVQKPLPDMKNTHTSDPKSADQMTRNRDSTDVCSTTSLTASLSSCKNGLLACDDQNSSQQGNLSINGSDHDDSTKSFHPQVRWYQTSDSVIVTVKLMNPESQRCDFYPDRIVYRGRVNGRSYRAELGLQGNIAVDHCCWEMKSNEPVLKLVKQQQGSWEKLVRDKNIFVSYDMEHFEEDEDDVSCGPCFVENTGEDNWFVNSDSDSDSD; this is encoded by the exons ATGTTGTCCCACAGCATCTTAACCCAGACTGTGTCCGCGAACACACACAAGCCAACCGCACGACTCCAGCCACCACCTG TGATTTCTCAAGATCTGGTTACAGCCAAAGCCACTGATTGGCTAACAGCCTCCTCTAGACCTCAG AGCCAACAGGTCGAGCTGGATACCTCTCAGGGAAAGGACGGGTCAAAGATCCCAGAAAAACTGTG TGACTCCTCAGAGGATACAGACTCAtctctggctgcagctctgACCAGAAACCTCAGTCTGTTCAG GTTCCTGAAGTTTATGAATCCTGGCAGAAGTTACCAGAATACAGCTCCCACT CATAAAGAGCTGAATGACTGTGGACCTGAAGAAACAACTGCAACCTCCAATGCCTGCACAGGACAGGAAATCTACACTTCACACACACCTTCAAAAATTCA ATCAACCAGCAGACCTGAAACACAAGGTCAAGAAGTACCGCTCAGTGTGAG TGTAAACAATGGAGCTGCAGGTTTTCTAAAAAGCAGTCAAGTTGAAGATCTAGCAGATGAGGAAACAAG CAGCGCTGGTAAATCAGCAGAGTCAGGATCAGAAGTGGCAGAGCAGACATTGAGGATTGAAGAGAACCGGGCCTGTTCACG GCTTTTGGAATGGTTAAATCCAAAGCCTCTGAATCCTAATCCAGATGCTACATATGACACA GTCATTCGCAGTGATCCCAGGAGTAGTGGGATTCTGGTGCACTCTGCCCTCCCAGTGGAGCCCTGCACCAGGCCAGACGATGCCCCCATCACTGATGCTCTCCACTGG GTGTTGCGGAGGAAGGATTACAGCTCCCTGTCTATGGCTGACCGTTACAGCTGGCCTTCTGTTGCTCGAGGATGCAACACCGTCATCATCTCCCACAATGCTGATCAGCCGCTCAGCTATCTCATCCCGCTCCTCACACACATCCTGCTTAACTCCATCTTTAGTTCCCTCACCTCCAGCACAGGG CCCatagctgtgctgctgtgtccaGGCTGGGAGAAAGTCCAGGCTGTGTATGACCTGCTAGAGGAGATCAAGGTCGCGCAGATTCTCCATCCACTCATCGTGCTGCTGGGTGTCGGTAAAGACGAGGCCAAGGCCGTCAAAATCCCCAAAAACT GCTTGCTGTTAGTGACCACTCCCTTCAGTCTGATCCGGCTGCTGTCCTGTCACTGCTTCCTGTTCCTGCGTCTCTACCACCTGGTGTTGGATGAGGCTGACCAACTCTTCACTCTTGCTCCAGATCAG ATGGCGACCATCTTGCAGCATTTCCAGAAGGTGAGATTTGGTGAGGAAAAGGCTTCCTGTCCTCAGCAGATTGTTGCTGTGGCGAAGCGATGGACCAGTCACATGGAGGGTTTGTTAGCCAATCACATGCCGTACCCTTGCATCGTCATGACTGTCCCAGAGGAAGCTGCTCTCTATGGTAACGTTCAGCAG ATCACCCTCATGACTCCAGAGACCAGTAAGCTCTCAGTACTGTTGGGTGCTTTGGATTTTAATCCAGATGTCGGCCAGAAGACTTTGATTGTAGCCAACTTTGCTCAGGAAGTAGAAGATGTGTTCAAG GCTGTGAGCAACAATTCAGCATTCTGCCTCAAATACCATGAAGGGTTAACACACCAGTTTGACTTCGTCACCCAGCAGTGGAGGAAAGAAATCGGCCCCAGTACCCAAGTTATTCTGG TGACGACCAATGAGTGTCTTAAGTGTCTTGGTATCAGAGATGCAACTTGTGTCGTCCACTATGGCTTCCCCACGTCTCCCAAACAGTTTGGCAGCCGACTCTTCTGCATGGCGGAAAACTTCAGAAACCTCTCGGAACGA GTTTCCTCTCAGGATCAAACGGAGAGCTGTCCTCATCTCACCAAATCTGTGTTGCTGATCTCAGAGAGGAATTCCCGTCATGTCGTCGGGGTAATGCATTACCTTGGACGAACTAACGCTCCACTGCCCCCCGAGCTGTTGTCCTTTGCCCAGGGCATCCATGTGGCCCGAGAGGACCAGAAAACCGACAAGCCTCTCTGCAGATACCTGAAGAGCTTTGGAGTCTGCAG AGACAGCAGTGCATGCCTTGACCGTCACAGGTTCATTTCCCAGCTGGATCAGTCTAAGCTTCCTTCCTCTGGAGTCATAGAG GTTGTACCTCTCTACATCAAAACAGCATCAGTCTTCTATGGTCGTATTGTCAAGAAAGGAGACAATGATTTTGACAGCTTGGCATCTGAGATGGCTTCTTACTATGGTGATAAGAAACTAGGAGCCAAGGAGATGCTGGAGGGAGGCTTATATGCTGTGCAGGAGGATGACGTCTTCCACAG GGTGAAGATCCTGTCCGTCCCAGACAGAAGAGACCGCCTGTTTTTCAGCGTATTTGTTCAGTTTATCGACgtaggaaaggaggaggaggtgaaatcCCATCAGATCCTTCAGCTGCCAGAGAAGTTCCACTCTCTGCCCAGCCAGGCCGTGGAGATTGTTGTCTGCTCGGTGAAACCAGTCGACGCCGAGTTCAACTGGCACCCAAAG GCCACCAGAACCATCAGCCAGAAGATCCGAGGTCTGCAGCACCGAGCCAGAGCAGTTCTCAGTTTGggaaacactgtttttgttgaTCCCATG GTCCGTGTGACCCAGGTGCCAGGTACGAAAACTGTCATTAATGAATACAACGTCCAGTCTGAGATTCTCAACACTGGGATGGGAGTCAGCAACCAGGAGCATTTGGACCTGTTGAGGGCGCTTTGTCAGGAGGGCAAAGCTAGCAGCAGCAAGGAGGCGAGTCACCTTTCTGG GTCAGGAGATGGATTGGTGCCTCTGGAGTTCAGGATCAGCGCTGAGGAAGAGGCTCTGACTGAAGCCTTTAGAGCAGCTGAAGTCAGCAGGCTCACTGGGCCTCCTCAGCTCGAGCCGTTAAGTCCAGTATCTTCAGTGAAGCAGTCCCTAATCCCAGAACCACCAGCTCCTGAGCACCTGGCCCCAGTTTGTGTCCAAAAACCACTGCCAGATATGAAAAACACGCACACCTCTGATCCAAAGTCTGCTGACCAGATGACGAG GAACAGAGACAGTACAGACGTTTGCTCCACAACCAGCCTGACTGCTTCACTCAGCTCCtgtaaaaatg GTTTACTTGCTTGTGATGATCAAAACAGTAGCCAGCAGGGGAACCTCAGCATTAACGGATCAGATCACGATGACTCCACCAAAAG TTTTCATCCTCAGGTGCGCTGGTACCAGACATCCGACTCTGTGATTGTAACGGTGAAGCTGATGAACCCGGAGAGTCAGCGCTGTGACTTCTACCCTGACAGAATCGTCTACAG GGGAAGAGTGAACGGTCGGTCCTACAGGGCAGAGCTGGGCCTTCAGGGCAACATCGCTGTGGACCACTGCTGCTGGGAGATGAAGTCCAACGAGCCGGTCCTCAAACTggttaaacagcagcaggggTCCTGGGAAAAACTCGTCAGGGACAAG AATATTTTTGTGAGTTACGATATGGAGCATTTTGAGGAGGACGAAGATGATGTGTCATGTG GTCCCTGTTTTGTGGAGAACACAGGAGAAGATAACTGGTTTGTGAACTCAGACAGcgacagtgacagtgactga